A genomic window from Oceanobacillus timonensis includes:
- a CDS encoding DeoR/GlpR family DNA-binding transcription regulator — protein MLPVERQKKIIDLLMVKKVMRMPALQEEMEISIDTLRRDINALAKQGKIKKIYGGVKLAEPKLGEISMEERMISHLDEKTAIAKTCHAHIEEGDCIYLDSGSTTFQIAKYIKEKRNLTVITNSVPVILELMNSHIELIVIGGKVRKNEQSVVTYDYLFNFHQLNIQKAFICASGITIERGISDYNVEEALARKKIIDLSHEVYVAADSSKFGKNVTVSIAELDKVNYIVTDERVDESFRRQFADVKTELIITTE, from the coding sequence ATGCTTCCAGTTGAGAGACAAAAGAAAATAATTGATTTGCTTATGGTGAAAAAAGTAATGAGAATGCCGGCGCTCCAAGAAGAGATGGAAATTTCTATAGATACACTGCGAAGAGATATTAATGCCCTTGCCAAACAGGGAAAAATAAAAAAAATATATGGCGGGGTCAAATTAGCAGAGCCAAAGCTCGGTGAGATTTCCATGGAAGAACGGATGATTAGCCACTTAGATGAAAAAACGGCCATCGCTAAAACATGTCATGCGCACATTGAAGAGGGTGACTGCATTTATCTGGACAGTGGGTCGACGACTTTTCAAATTGCAAAATATATTAAAGAGAAACGAAATCTGACAGTCATTACGAATTCTGTTCCTGTCATACTCGAATTAATGAATAGTCATATCGAACTAATCGTTATCGGGGGTAAAGTCCGAAAAAATGAACAGTCTGTTGTAACCTATGATTACTTGTTTAACTTTCATCAATTAAACATTCAAAAAGCCTTTATCTGTGCAAGCGGCATCACAATAGAGAGAGGCATTTCAGATTATAATGTGGAGGAAGCCCTTGCCCGCAAAAAAATAATTGATCTTTCTCACGAAGTCTATGTAGCTGCCGACAGTTCAAAATTTGGAAAGAACGTTACAGTAAGTATTGCAGAATTGGATAAAGTGAATTATATTGTGACGGATGAAAGAGTAGATGAAAGCTTTAGAAGGCAATTCGCCGACGTGAAGACAGAGCTGATTATAACTACAGAGTAA